The following are encoded in a window of Flavobacterium sp. WC2421 genomic DNA:
- a CDS encoding helix-turn-helix domain-containing protein, protein MQTISEAAAYTLQFINQTQRSVFLTGKAGTGKTTLLREIIATTHKNTVVVAPTGIAALNAGGVTIHSMFQLPFGGFIPSFNVDSQFTDTVKFESKDTLRRHFKMSGLKKSVIRNMELLVIDEVSMLRADLLDAMDYMMQTVRKKTTPFGGVQVLFIGDLLQLPPVIRDEEWKTLRAYYQGKFFFHSHVVQQSPPLYIELSKIYRQTDTGFISVLNNLRNNQISTEDIELLNKYVKPDFDLKENKGYITLTTHNAKADTMNAQALEDLKGELINYKADIVGDFPEKLFPIEERLLLKVGAQVMFVKNDLSFDKNYFNGKMGIIKSLSSQEIRIHFPEEDKTIEVEKYEWQNIRYKVDPVTKEIEEEVLGTFVHYPIKLAWAITVHKSQGLTFDKAAIDVSQVFMPGQAYVALSRLRSLEGLVLLSPLRMNGISNDQDVMNYALNKASEEVLKNSLHFETKNFIHNYLINSFDWSDLAQEWRNHKYSYSEKSESSEKSKHTIWATKQMNAIDALLDPSKKFIIQLNKIFNNETVDLIHVSERIQAAFDYFFKPMDELVFEILWKLEEVKRIKKVKAFFDELIVLEELQTKAVLRLMKAKLLIETVVAGETISKEKLTSDEIKKYIPRKKEAIENQFKKVHITLIEDEKDVERYSAKKKSENKAPKKSTVEETYELWLAKNSIQDIATIRKLTTQTIESHLVKLIQSKKVKVNDILPNDKITELSEAFKHYKEESLTGMKEQFGDKYSWDELRMFKASLN, encoded by the coding sequence ATGCAAACCATTTCCGAAGCTGCCGCTTACACACTACAATTTATCAATCAAACCCAACGATCTGTTTTTCTGACCGGGAAAGCAGGAACTGGTAAAACCACTTTGCTTCGTGAAATTATAGCAACGACCCATAAGAATACGGTGGTGGTTGCACCTACAGGAATTGCGGCTTTAAACGCTGGCGGTGTTACAATTCACTCCATGTTTCAATTGCCTTTTGGAGGTTTTATTCCTTCTTTTAATGTCGATTCTCAATTTACGGATACAGTTAAATTTGAGTCCAAAGACACCTTGCGGAGGCATTTTAAAATGAGTGGATTGAAGAAATCCGTAATTCGCAATATGGAATTGCTGGTAATTGATGAAGTGAGTATGCTTCGTGCTGATTTATTGGATGCGATGGATTACATGATGCAAACCGTACGCAAGAAAACAACTCCTTTTGGTGGTGTGCAAGTTTTGTTTATTGGAGATTTATTACAGCTTCCACCCGTTATTCGTGATGAAGAATGGAAAACGTTGCGTGCTTACTACCAAGGAAAATTCTTTTTTCATTCGCATGTTGTGCAACAAAGTCCACCTCTGTATATCGAATTATCGAAAATATACCGCCAAACAGATACTGGTTTTATTTCGGTTTTAAATAATTTAAGAAATAACCAAATTTCTACTGAAGACATTGAGTTGCTCAATAAATACGTGAAACCTGATTTTGATCTCAAAGAAAACAAAGGCTATATCACATTAACTACACATAATGCCAAGGCGGATACCATGAATGCGCAAGCATTAGAAGATTTAAAAGGAGAATTAATTAATTATAAAGCGGATATAGTAGGTGATTTCCCTGAAAAATTATTTCCAATTGAAGAACGTTTGCTACTTAAAGTAGGAGCACAAGTCATGTTTGTGAAAAATGATTTATCCTTTGATAAAAATTACTTCAACGGAAAAATGGGGATTATCAAGTCCCTTTCGAGCCAAGAAATTAGAATTCATTTTCCAGAGGAAGACAAAACCATTGAAGTCGAAAAATACGAATGGCAAAACATTCGCTATAAAGTAGATCCTGTTACTAAGGAAATAGAAGAGGAGGTTTTAGGAACTTTTGTTCATTATCCTATTAAATTGGCGTGGGCGATTACGGTACATAAAAGCCAGGGATTAACTTTTGACAAAGCAGCGATTGATGTTTCGCAAGTTTTTATGCCTGGACAAGCGTATGTGGCTCTTTCGCGTTTACGCTCCTTAGAAGGCCTTGTTTTACTTTCTCCGTTGCGGATGAACGGAATTTCAAATGACCAAGATGTGATGAACTATGCACTGAACAAAGCCTCAGAAGAGGTGTTGAAAAATTCGCTGCATTTTGAAACTAAAAACTTTATTCATAATTACTTGATTAATAGTTTTGACTGGTCAGATCTGGCACAAGAATGGCGCAATCACAAGTACAGTTATTCGGAAAAATCCGAAAGTTCCGAGAAATCCAAACATACAATTTGGGCAACCAAGCAAATGAATGCTATTGATGCACTTTTGGATCCATCCAAAAAATTCATCATACAGCTCAATAAAATTTTCAATAACGAAACGGTCGATTTAATTCATGTTTCTGAAAGAATTCAAGCTGCTTTTGATTATTTCTTCAAACCCATGGATGAGTTGGTTTTTGAGATCTTGTGGAAGCTAGAAGAGGTAAAACGCATCAAGAAAGTAAAAGCTTTTTTTGATGAATTAATTGTTTTAGAAGAGTTGCAGACGAAAGCGGTCTTGCGTTTGATGAAAGCCAAATTGTTAATTGAAACCGTAGTTGCTGGAGAAACTATTTCGAAAGAGAAACTAACTTCAGACGAAATAAAAAAATACATTCCGAGGAAAAAAGAGGCAATCGAAAATCAATTTAAGAAAGTGCATATTACTTTGATTGAAGATGAAAAAGATGTAGAGCGTTATTCGGCAAAGAAAAAATCAGAAAATAAAGCACCGAAGAAATCAACTGTCGAGGAAACCTATGAGTTGTGGCTGGCTAAAAATTCAATTCAGGATATAGCAACCATTCGTAAACTGACCACTCAAACTATCGAAAGCCATCTAGTAAAACTAATACAATCTAAAAAAGTAAAAGTAAATGACATTCTACCTAATGATAAAATAACTGAATTGAGTGAAGCCTTCAAGCATTACAAAGAAGAATCACTAACAGGAATGAAAGAGCAGTTTGGTGATAAGTATTCTTGGGACGAACTGAGAATGTTCAAAGCCAGCTTAAATTAA
- the trpS gene encoding tryptophan--tRNA ligase, whose translation MAKILTGVQSTGTPHLGNLLGAIIPAIQLSNDPKNESFLFIADLHSITQIKDGATLRANTYSTAAAWLACGLDVNKVVFYRQSDVPQTAELSWYLSCFFPFQRLTLAHSFKDKADRLEDVNAGLFSYPMLMAADILLYDAQLVPVGKDQLQHLEITRDVASRFNHQMGETFVIPEAKIQEDSMLIPGTNGGKMSKSANNIINIFLDDKALRKQVMSIETDSTPLEDPKNPDTCNAFAIYSLLANEEQLATMRANYLGGNYGYGHAKQALFELITETFKTEREKYNYYINNLPEVDALLKIGAEKATVVANGVLSRVREKLGFEVV comes from the coding sequence ATGGCAAAAATACTTACCGGAGTTCAAAGTACAGGAACACCACATTTAGGCAATTTACTAGGAGCAATCATTCCTGCAATTCAATTATCGAATGATCCAAAAAATGAATCTTTTCTTTTTATTGCCGACTTGCATTCCATTACACAAATAAAAGACGGAGCAACTTTAAGAGCTAATACTTACAGTACCGCTGCAGCTTGGCTGGCTTGTGGACTAGATGTGAATAAAGTAGTTTTCTACAGACAATCTGATGTGCCTCAAACGGCGGAGTTGTCCTGGTATTTAAGTTGTTTCTTTCCTTTTCAAAGATTGACATTAGCACATTCATTCAAAGATAAAGCAGACCGACTGGAAGACGTAAATGCAGGATTGTTCTCCTACCCGATGTTAATGGCCGCTGATATTTTATTATACGATGCACAATTAGTTCCCGTAGGAAAAGACCAATTGCAACATTTAGAAATTACCCGTGATGTAGCCTCTCGTTTCAATCACCAAATGGGAGAAACCTTTGTTATTCCTGAAGCTAAAATCCAAGAGGACAGCATGCTAATTCCTGGAACCAATGGTGGAAAAATGAGCAAATCGGCCAATAACATTATCAATATATTCTTAGATGATAAGGCGTTGCGCAAGCAAGTCATGAGCATTGAAACAGATAGTACGCCACTAGAAGATCCTAAAAATCCAGATACTTGTAATGCTTTTGCTATTTATTCTTTATTGGCTAATGAAGAGCAACTAGCAACAATGAGAGCCAATTATTTAGGTGGGAATTATGGTTATGGTCATGCCAAACAAGCCTTGTTTGAACTGATAACGGAAACGTTCAAAACCGAAAGAGAAAAATACAATTACTATATCAATAATCTTCCAGAAGTAGATGCTTTACTGAAAATTGGTGCTGAGAAAGCAACCGTTGTGGCTAATGGAGTGTTATCTCGTGTTAGAGAAAAATTAGGCTTTGAAGTCGTTTAA
- a CDS encoding SPOR domain-containing protein: MNIESYIAQLLYRYQCVTVPGFGAFLTEIQSAQWVESANSFFPPKKMISFNANLKNNDGLLANHIAQAEKTSYDYAVSAIQYAVVNWKKTLEQNGAFSLKNIGDVSLNADNNLIFKPFDQTNYLTSSFGLSSFVSPVVKREIFEQKLESLETGKVISFEPEERKESSFLKYAAIFVLGLGLTGTVGYSVYQNQIATQTVLVETAVQKQVQNKIQEATFFIKSPLPAVTLAVKERKLPYHVVAGAFREEKNADKIFNRLSNLGYKARRIAPNKYGLFPVLYGSYATYAEAQKAKKEIQEKDNPEAWLLIESL, from the coding sequence ATGAACATCGAATCTTACATAGCCCAGCTTTTATATCGTTATCAATGTGTTACCGTTCCTGGTTTCGGTGCATTTTTGACTGAAATTCAATCAGCTCAGTGGGTTGAAAGTGCTAATTCATTTTTTCCTCCTAAAAAAATGATTTCTTTCAACGCTAATTTAAAAAATAACGATGGCTTGCTTGCTAATCATATTGCTCAAGCCGAAAAAACATCTTACGACTATGCCGTAAGTGCTATTCAGTATGCAGTTGTGAATTGGAAAAAAACATTAGAGCAAAACGGAGCTTTCTCACTAAAAAACATTGGAGATGTTTCATTGAATGCCGATAATAATTTGATATTTAAACCTTTCGATCAAACGAATTACTTAACTAGTTCTTTCGGTTTAAGTTCATTTGTTTCTCCAGTTGTAAAAAGAGAAATTTTCGAACAAAAATTAGAATCTTTAGAAACTGGAAAAGTAATCTCATTTGAACCAGAAGAAAGAAAAGAAAGTTCGTTCTTAAAATACGCCGCAATTTTCGTTTTAGGATTGGGTTTAACTGGAACTGTTGGCTATTCTGTTTATCAAAATCAAATTGCTACACAAACCGTTTTAGTTGAAACTGCTGTTCAAAAACAAGTACAAAACAAAATTCAAGAAGCTACTTTCTTCATCAAAAGCCCTTTACCAGCTGTAACACTTGCTGTAAAAGAAAGAAAATTACCATATCATGTGGTGGCTGGAGCTTTTAGAGAAGAAAAAAATGCAGACAAAATATTCAATCGTTTATCTAATTTAGGATACAAAGCCCGAAGAATAGCGCCAAACAAATATGGTCTTTTCCCAGTACTTTATGGTAGTTATGCTACGTATGCTGAAGCACAGAAAGCAAAAAAAGAAATTCAAGAAAAAGACAATCCTGAAGCTTGGTTGCTAATTGAATCTTTATAA
- the dprA gene encoding DNA-processing protein DprA, whose amino-acid sequence MTEQDLFYLLALQRVEGVGDIMAKKLITHCGSAEAVFTTKTAAIAAIDGVGSMLLKNLKDKLVFEKASQELEFIKTNGIKGLYFQDEAYPERLKQCIDGPLLLFTSGNINLKNRKIISIVGTRQITSYGTEFCRKLIEDLAPLDPIIVSGFAYGVDIVAHQLAIEYNLQTIGVVAHGLNQIYPKTHKKYVAKVEENGGFMTEFWSSSNPDKENFVRRNRIVAGMSEATIVIESADRGGSLITANMANDYNRDVFAVPGRVTDKYSQGCNNLIKTQKANVLTSAADVVYILNWDIQKEIKPVQKQLFVTLDEDEQKVYDYLLKTGKELMDIIALRCDFPIYRISGLLLNMELKGVVRPLPGKLFEAI is encoded by the coding sequence ATGACGGAACAGGATTTATTTTATTTATTAGCCTTACAAAGAGTAGAGGGAGTTGGCGATATTATGGCCAAAAAATTGATCACCCATTGTGGTAGTGCCGAAGCTGTTTTTACAACAAAAACTGCTGCAATTGCAGCTATTGACGGCGTGGGTTCGATGTTGTTGAAAAACCTAAAGGACAAGTTAGTTTTTGAAAAAGCTAGTCAAGAACTGGAGTTTATAAAAACGAATGGTATTAAAGGCCTTTATTTCCAAGACGAAGCATATCCTGAGCGCTTGAAACAGTGTATTGATGGACCACTTTTATTATTTACTTCTGGGAATATCAATCTAAAAAACCGTAAAATAATCAGTATTGTGGGAACCCGCCAAATTACGTCGTATGGAACGGAGTTTTGTAGAAAACTGATTGAAGATTTAGCTCCTCTAGATCCCATCATTGTAAGTGGTTTTGCTTATGGCGTGGATATCGTGGCGCATCAACTGGCGATAGAATATAATTTACAAACCATTGGTGTAGTAGCACACGGTTTGAATCAAATATATCCCAAAACGCATAAAAAATATGTCGCCAAAGTAGAAGAGAACGGTGGTTTTATGACTGAGTTTTGGAGTTCCTCGAATCCCGACAAAGAAAATTTTGTTCGAAGAAACAGGATTGTTGCAGGAATGTCTGAGGCTACAATTGTAATTGAATCAGCGGATCGTGGTGGTTCCTTGATTACGGCTAACATGGCTAATGATTACAATCGCGATGTTTTTGCAGTCCCGGGTCGCGTAACGGACAAATACAGTCAAGGCTGTAATAACTTGATAAAAACTCAAAAAGCCAATGTACTCACCAGTGCTGCCGATGTAGTTTACATCCTCAATTGGGACATTCAAAAAGAAATAAAACCCGTTCAGAAACAATTGTTTGTTACTCTAGATGAGGACGAACAAAAAGTCTATGATTACCTTTTAAAAACAGGAAAAGAACTAATGGATATTATCGCTTTGCGATGTGATTTTCCTATTTACAGGATTTCAGGACTGCTCTTGAACATGGAATTGAAAGGTGTTGTAAGACCGTTACCAGGGAAATTGTTTGAAGCAATTTAA
- a CDS encoding DoxX family membrane protein: protein MNNAASILILVFLAISFIQSGYDKLFYWKDNVTWLKEHFAKTQLKNHVPLALLNILILELISGILCIVGCIELLINNGRLFGFYGAVFSCITLIMLLFGQRLAKDYDGARTIVIYFIPAIMAVYWLN from the coding sequence ATGAACAACGCTGCTTCTATTTTAATTTTAGTTTTTCTTGCAATTTCATTTATTCAATCTGGGTATGACAAACTCTTTTATTGGAAAGATAATGTGACTTGGTTGAAAGAACATTTTGCAAAAACACAATTAAAAAACCACGTGCCTTTAGCCTTATTAAACATTCTGATATTAGAATTAATTTCAGGAATTTTATGCATTGTAGGATGTATCGAATTATTAATAAACAACGGCCGTTTATTTGGGTTCTATGGCGCTGTTTTCTCTTGTATTACTTTAATAATGTTGCTTTTTGGACAACGTTTAGCAAAAGATTATGATGGAGCCAGAACCATAGTTATTTATTTTATTCCTGCTATAATGGCGGTCTATTGGTTGAATTAA
- a CDS encoding RNA polymerase sigma factor: MGLDQIINDCKKNYPKAQEQLYELFAKKFFGVCLKYSSNYADAQDNLQDGFLIIFRKIDQFSGKGSFEGWAKRIMINNALQKFKGIRYMEVINENIPDDEVEIDDENVPIEYLMKIIQELPDQYRLVFSLYVLDGYSHKEISEILKITTGTTKSNLSRARLILKEKIEAYTRIEIKSLAK, from the coding sequence GTGGGATTAGATCAAATCATTAATGATTGTAAAAAAAATTACCCTAAAGCTCAGGAACAATTGTATGAATTGTTTGCTAAAAAGTTTTTTGGGGTATGCTTGAAGTATTCCAGTAATTATGCGGATGCTCAAGATAATTTACAAGATGGTTTTTTGATAATCTTTAGAAAAATAGACCAGTTTAGTGGTAAGGGATCCTTTGAAGGTTGGGCGAAAAGAATAATGATCAACAATGCACTTCAAAAATTCAAAGGAATACGATATATGGAAGTGATTAATGAAAACATTCCTGACGATGAAGTTGAAATTGATGATGAAAATGTACCCATTGAATATTTGATGAAAATCATCCAAGAATTACCAGATCAGTACCGACTCGTTTTCAGCCTCTATGTTCTTGATGGTTATTCCCATAAAGAAATTTCAGAAATACTAAAAATAACAACTGGAACCACAAAATCTAATCTTTCAAGGGCAAGGCTTATTTTAAAAGAAAAAATTGAAGCTTATACTAGAATCGAAATAAAGTCATTGGCAAAATGA
- a CDS encoding acyl-CoA thioesterase, with protein MTPKHPSESLTTLTDLVLPSETNPLNNLFGGELLARMDRAASIAARRHSRRIVVTASVNHVAFNRAIPLGSVVTVEAKVSRSFKSSMEIYIDIWVEDRESGNKTKANEAIYTFVAVDDTGRPVEVPQIIPETELEKQRFDAALRRKQLSLLLAGKIKPEDATELKALFM; from the coding sequence ATGACACCTAAACATCCTTCAGAATCTTTAACAACATTGACCGATTTAGTTTTACCAAGTGAAACAAATCCTTTGAATAATCTTTTTGGTGGTGAGCTATTGGCTCGAATGGATCGTGCTGCCAGCATTGCTGCGCGCAGACATTCTAGAAGAATTGTAGTAACAGCATCGGTAAATCATGTGGCTTTTAACAGAGCCATTCCATTAGGAAGTGTGGTTACGGTTGAGGCCAAAGTATCTAGATCGTTCAAAAGTTCTATGGAAATTTATATTGATATTTGGGTAGAAGACAGAGAATCTGGAAACAAAACCAAAGCTAATGAAGCCATATATACTTTTGTCGCGGTGGATGACACTGGAAGACCTGTAGAAGTGCCACAAATAATCCCCGAGACTGAGCTGGAAAAACAACGTTTTGATGCTGCTTTAAGACGCAAGCAACTGAGTTTACTTTTGGCAGGAAAAATAAAACCCGAAGATGCTACGGAGTTAAAAGCCTTGTTCATGTAA
- the recA gene encoding recombinase RecA: MSTEKEAKLKALQLTLDKLDKTYGKGTVMKMGDKAIVEVESISSGSLGIDLALGVGGYPRGRIIEIYGPESSGKTTLTLHAIAEAQKAGGIAAFIDAEHAFDRNYAEKLGVDIENLIISQPDNGEQALEIAENLIRSGAIDIVVIDSVAALTPKSEIEGEMGDSKMGLHARLMSQALRKLTGTISKTNCTVFFINQLREKIGVMFGNPETTTGGNALKFYASVRLDIRRSTQIKDGDNVLGNRTKVKVVKNKVAPPFKIAEFDIMYGEGISKTGEILDLAVEFEIIKKAGSWFSYGETKLGQGRDAVKSLIKDNPELADELEVKIKARIKELAEA, encoded by the coding sequence ATGAGTACAGAGAAAGAAGCAAAATTAAAAGCGCTACAATTGACGCTTGACAAATTAGATAAAACATACGGAAAAGGAACTGTAATGAAAATGGGGGATAAAGCGATAGTAGAAGTGGAAAGCATTTCTTCTGGATCTTTAGGAATCGATTTAGCATTAGGAGTTGGTGGGTATCCAAGAGGAAGAATTATAGAGATATACGGTCCAGAATCATCTGGAAAAACTACTTTGACGCTTCACGCTATTGCTGAAGCACAAAAAGCAGGTGGAATTGCCGCTTTTATTGATGCTGAACACGCATTTGATAGAAATTACGCAGAGAAATTAGGAGTAGATATCGAAAACTTAATTATTTCTCAACCAGACAATGGAGAACAAGCGTTAGAAATTGCAGAGAACTTGATTCGTTCAGGCGCTATTGATATTGTTGTAATTGACTCGGTTGCTGCATTGACACCAAAAAGTGAGATTGAAGGTGAAATGGGAGATTCTAAAATGGGTCTTCATGCCCGTTTAATGTCTCAAGCTTTAAGAAAATTAACAGGAACAATTAGCAAAACAAACTGTACTGTATTTTTCATCAACCAGTTGAGAGAGAAAATTGGAGTAATGTTTGGAAATCCAGAGACTACAACGGGAGGAAATGCATTGAAGTTTTATGCTTCGGTACGTTTAGACATCCGTCGTTCAACTCAAATTAAAGACGGTGATAATGTTCTTGGAAACAGAACTAAAGTAAAAGTGGTGAAAAATAAAGTTGCACCACCTTTCAAAATTGCTGAATTTGATATCATGTATGGTGAAGGAATTTCAAAAACAGGAGAAATCTTAGATTTAGCTGTTGAATTTGAAATCATCAAAAAAGCAGGTTCTTGGTTTAGTTATGGCGAAACCAAATTAGGACAAGGGCGTGACGCTGTTAAGTCTTTAATAAAAGACAATCCAGAATTAGCTGATGAACTCGAAGTAAAAATTAAAGCTAGAATAAAAGAATTAGCAGAAGCATAA
- a CDS encoding class I SAM-dependent methyltransferase, whose translation MDISNKKHFLTVKDHSVSKEIFELYYDENLDMLVTHPQPSLDVLGKYYESEDYISHTDGKRSLFEKAYHFVKSIALKNKLDLINSLQPAKGRILDIGAGTGDFLSVAKQNGWETIGVEPSEKAKAIASKKGVAFVEETRTLENQSFDVITMWHVLEHVPDLDFQIKELKRLLKPNGSLIIAVPNFKSFDAKHYGAFWAAYDVPIHFWHFSKKAIKLLFEKENIQLEKVLPMKFDSFYVSLLSEKYKSGKMNFIKASFVGLWSNWKAKGSFEYSSHIYVLKNN comes from the coding sequence ATGGACATTTCTAATAAAAAACATTTCCTTACCGTAAAAGACCATTCCGTTTCAAAAGAAATTTTCGAATTATACTATGATGAAAATCTGGATATGTTAGTAACACATCCGCAACCTAGTTTAGACGTTTTAGGTAAGTATTATGAAAGTGAAGATTATATTTCTCATACGGATGGGAAACGTTCTTTATTTGAGAAAGCCTATCATTTTGTAAAAAGCATCGCTTTAAAAAACAAACTAGATTTAATCAATTCACTTCAACCAGCTAAAGGACGCATTTTAGATATTGGTGCAGGTACAGGTGATTTTTTATCGGTGGCCAAACAAAATGGTTGGGAAACAATTGGAGTCGAGCCAAGTGAAAAAGCAAAAGCTATAGCAAGTAAAAAAGGAGTTGCTTTTGTGGAAGAAACAAGAACTCTAGAAAATCAATCTTTTGATGTGATTACGATGTGGCATGTTTTGGAACATGTACCCGATTTGGATTTTCAAATAAAAGAATTGAAACGGTTATTAAAACCCAATGGATCTTTAATTATTGCGGTACCTAATTTTAAATCATTTGACGCAAAACATTATGGCGCGTTTTGGGCAGCATATGATGTACCGATTCATTTTTGGCATTTTTCTAAAAAAGCAATAAAATTACTTTTTGAAAAAGAAAACATACAATTGGAAAAAGTACTTCCTATGAAGTTTGATTCATTTTATGTTAGTTTACTTTCAGAAAAATATAAATCCGGAAAAATGAATTTTATAAAAGCATCTTTTGTTGGTTTATGGTCCAACTGGAAAGCAAAAGGTAGTTTTGAATATTCATCCCATATTTATGTTCTAAAAAACAACTAA
- a CDS encoding OmpH family outer membrane protein, producing MKKVLLIIAISISVVACNKTAEVKEVKTAYVDTSVLMKEYTEAKDLEAKYKAQSAEKGRQLEAEINRFKQEAANFQSQAQANGQEWAQKKGAELQKREQQLGYAQQALSQQLQQDSSVEMDTLVSGVKKFIKAYGKEKGYSYIYGTGDAASILYAEEKYDITKDIVKALNDKYKSAAKADEKVEVKADAKTETKK from the coding sequence ATGAAAAAAGTATTATTAATTATTGCAATTTCTATTTCAGTTGTTGCTTGTAACAAAACTGCAGAAGTTAAAGAAGTAAAAACAGCTTATGTAGATACTTCAGTATTAATGAAAGAATATACAGAAGCAAAAGATCTTGAAGCTAAATATAAAGCACAGTCTGCTGAAAAAGGAAGACAACTTGAAGCAGAGATTAATCGTTTCAAACAAGAAGCTGCCAATTTTCAATCTCAAGCGCAAGCGAATGGTCAAGAGTGGGCTCAGAAAAAAGGTGCTGAATTGCAAAAAAGAGAACAACAATTAGGGTATGCACAACAAGCTTTATCGCAACAATTGCAACAAGATAGTAGTGTTGAAATGGATACTTTAGTAAGTGGTGTTAAAAAATTCATCAAAGCATATGGTAAAGAAAAAGGGTACAGCTACATTTATGGTACTGGTGATGCTGCTTCTATTTTGTATGCTGAAGAGAAATATGACATTACAAAAGATATTGTTAAAGCATTAAATGACAAATACAAATCAGCTGCCAAAGCAGATGAAAAAGTAGAAGTTAAAGCTGATGCTAAAACAGAAACTAAAAAATAA
- a CDS encoding lysophospholipid acyltransferase family protein, with the protein MKGIKIIFWTLWRIWFYVLMAIPILIMFPFLVASILSEKGYPYFFKMARIWAKFILYGMGFYYKIDKNQKLETDKSYMIVANHTSMVDIMLMLAVIKNPFVFVGKQELAKIPLFGFFYKRTCILVDRGCSKSRMEVFNQAQKRINRGLSVCIFPEGGVPNDESIVLDTFKDGAFRLAIEHQIPIVPITFGDNKKRFSYTFFSGSPGIMRVKIHSQVDTISKTGTDRKAIRENVRDIVYAQLMTFNAN; encoded by the coding sequence ATGAAAGGAATAAAAATTATTTTTTGGACACTTTGGCGTATTTGGTTTTATGTCCTTATGGCAATCCCCATATTGATTATGTTTCCTTTTTTAGTAGCTTCTATTCTTTCTGAAAAAGGCTATCCTTATTTCTTTAAAATGGCCAGAATTTGGGCCAAATTCATTCTGTACGGGATGGGTTTTTATTATAAAATTGACAAAAATCAAAAGTTAGAAACCGATAAAAGCTATATGATTGTTGCCAATCATACTTCAATGGTTGATATTATGTTAATGCTGGCAGTAATTAAAAATCCGTTTGTTTTTGTAGGTAAACAAGAATTAGCCAAGATTCCGTTATTTGGATTTTTCTATAAAAGAACCTGCATTTTAGTAGATCGAGGCTGTTCAAAAAGCCGAATGGAAGTTTTCAATCAGGCTCAAAAAAGAATTAATAGAGGATTAAGCGTATGTATTTTTCCAGAAGGTGGAGTTCCAAATGATGAATCGATTGTTTTGGATACGTTTAAAGATGGGGCATTCCGGTTAGCTATTGAACATCAAATTCCCATTGTCCCGATTACCTTTGGAGATAATAAAAAAAGATTTTCTTATACCTTTTTCAGTGGAAGCCCAGGTATAATGAGAGTTAAAATTCATTCTCAAGTGGATACGATTAGTAAAACAGGAACAGATAGAAAAGCAATTCGTGAAAACGTTCGAGATATTGTTTATGCTCAATTAATGACTTTTAATGCTAATTAA